One genomic region from Dermacentor albipictus isolate Rhodes 1998 colony unplaced genomic scaffold, USDA_Dalb.pri_finalv2 scaffold_13, whole genome shotgun sequence encodes:
- the LOC139051681 gene encoding putative nuclease HARBI1 has translation MAVALRRSRREPGEPDDEFDMPDDHFRRRFRLSKGTLWLCEELAGELEAELATGLSVERKFFCALRFFATGSFQASVGSEERIRVSQSTVSECVRRVAEAVVNAGARNKWVHFQKTAVKEGFLRRGAIPDVIGCVDGSLVAIIAPKGERKATFMCR, from the coding sequence atgGCCGTGGCTCTTCGCCGTAGCCGACGTGAACCCGGTGAGCCAGACGACGAGTTTGACATGCCGGATGACCATTTTCGGCGGCGTTTTCGCCTCTCGAAGGGAACGTTGTGGTTGTGCGAGGAACTGGCGGGGGAATTAGAAGCGGAGCTAGCGACGGGACTGTCGGTGGAGCGGAAATTCTTCTGTGCGCTGCGCTtctttgccaccgggagcttccAAGCGTCCGTTGGGAGTGAGGAGAGGATCCGTGTGTCGCAATCGACGGTCAGCGAGTGCGTGCGACGGGTGGCAGAGGCTGTCGTGAACGCAGgggcccgcaacaagtgggtccattTTCAAAAGACAGCCGTGAAGGAGGGTTTCCTTCGGCGCGGCGCTATACCCGACGTCATAGGATGCGTCGACGGCAGCCTCGTAGCCATTATCGCCCCCAAGGGTGAGCGCAAGGCTACGTTCATGTGCCGCTAG
- the LOC139051680 gene encoding uncharacterized protein — protein MSEHYSDCRTQIRRKLQGPAVPADIHQRHLPSWCGALQLLLGQVPQPTPQVPQPTPQVLQPTPQVPQPAPREPQAPRRQPRQQEREGAVVTATAKYVRQGQLVEARAQEEARFRQQMLEQNQQLCHHEAHMQSLRHLREAVAGMREVQPLHLEVARRSHEINERLLQLLLAALGHGGSQASPRSQAPHN, from the exons ATGTCTGAACACTACTCTGACTGCAGGACACAAATTCGGAGGAAGCTGCAGGGCCCAGCGGTTCCCGCAGACATCCACCAGCGACACCTGCCTTCGTGGTGTGGGGCCCTGCAGCTGTTGCTGGGCCAA GTGCCGCAGCCAACTCCCCAGGTGCCGCAGCCAACCCCCCAGGTGCTGCAGCCTACCCCCCAGGTGCCGCAGCCTGCCCCTCGAGAGCCACAGGCACCCCGTAGACAGCCCAGGCAGCAGGAGCGCGAGGGTGCCGTGGTGACAGCTACTGCCAAATACGTTCGACAGGGTCAGTTGGTGGAAGCCAGAGCTCAAGAGGAGGCCCGCTTCCGCCAACAAATGCTCGAGCAAAACCAGCAGTTATGT CACCACGAGGCCCACATGCAGAGCCTGCGGCACCTTAGGGAGGCGGTGGCAGGTATGCGGGAAGTGCAGCCGCTGCACCTCGAAGTGGCGCGTCGGTCGCACGAGATCAACGAGCGCCTGCTTCAGCTGCTGCTGGCTGCACTGGGGCATGGTGGCAGCCAAGCCTCTCCCCGCTCTCAGGCCCCACATAATTAA